From Bacteroidota bacterium:
CACTTGCTTTAAAAGGAGTTAATTCAGCAGTGTGGGATGTAAAGAAAAAAGTAATTCATGTTTCATTTAATAAGGATAAAGTTGACTTAATCGAAATACATAAAGCAATTGCCGCTTCTGGTTATGATACGGAATTAGAAACAGCCCCCATAGCTTCTTATGATAAGTTAGCTCCTTGTTGTAAGTATACAAAAGATT
This genomic window contains:
- a CDS encoding copper chaperone, which gives rise to LALKGVNSAVWDVKKKVIHVSFNKDKVDLIEIHKAIAASGYDTELETAPIASYDKLAPCCKYTKD